From a single Aggregatilinea lenta genomic region:
- a CDS encoding MGH1-like glycoside hydrolase domain-containing protein has translation MHVLPTANASLRVEHPTPDVSYDFGNPRLYAAVDGCANITRFQLPEGIPILAGWHAEAQLDGVDITWTRAEAIGRSWTLQGTAPDAQITVRTVCDGSTPALYQVWTVTNPGSTRRVFTLSLQTTFDLRAPLVHVGPSASAARTYRFLREHPVARALMGTRRWNLMNWVGEYQKRIRSGSTKALDITAVNDGFVARGDLTATLRAGAVPAQWQSGASEISAQYRGLVPANGTYTLPFVVAAGESGNSTRYREAFEDADEYAAWLAGCFEHDDLLLRSMYAACVNVAVSAYKELPSGFAGLWAGPGYNYPPRTYFRDSYWTALPLLPYRPDWIRNSLLTLATGVHADGRCPSGVIDLTILPFSDQDQDGAADWLPDHQDSPAYFVLLLHDYLAWTGDRGILDEHVADGRTLWTCAHDCLNRLIATPAKERAPNDWADNVLRSEWVTYDLALLHGALLAAAGIARSIDDPDTAATYAHDAQHIGELLQIHLWDGKRGYFADYRRTGDYGGAPFLEDHLPLDSLLALRFGAANGDQSARVLAAVQNRLETRNNIEQHHGDWGVMACWPPYRLRADLFGKSKDPLCYHNGAVWPYLNAVYAQLLLERDDPGWRYPLSRWWEVQLEKGWLTPVEFYSPPYPPGAFLQGWSGMAASAMLVGGAGIAPTLGGMIDPRVPPWGPTTFRNLHIHGVERTIDAVPENKDGYGTAAS, from the coding sequence ATGCACGTCCTACCCACAGCCAATGCGTCCCTCCGGGTCGAACACCCGACGCCCGATGTTAGCTACGATTTTGGCAACCCGCGCCTCTACGCCGCCGTGGACGGGTGTGCGAACATCACGCGCTTCCAACTGCCGGAGGGCATCCCGATCCTGGCCGGGTGGCATGCCGAAGCGCAGCTCGACGGAGTCGACATCACCTGGACGCGCGCGGAAGCCATTGGCCGCTCGTGGACGCTGCAGGGCACCGCTCCGGATGCGCAGATCACCGTGCGCACCGTCTGCGACGGCAGCACGCCCGCGCTCTATCAGGTATGGACGGTGACCAACCCCGGCAGCACGCGCCGCGTCTTCACGCTGAGCCTGCAAACCACCTTCGACCTGCGCGCGCCGCTGGTGCACGTGGGACCCTCCGCCTCCGCTGCGCGCACGTACCGCTTCCTGCGCGAGCATCCGGTTGCCCGCGCGCTGATGGGCACGCGCCGGTGGAACCTGATGAACTGGGTGGGCGAATATCAAAAACGCATCCGCTCCGGCTCGACGAAGGCGCTCGATATCACCGCCGTGAACGATGGCTTCGTGGCGCGCGGCGACCTGACCGCCACCCTGCGCGCAGGCGCGGTCCCGGCGCAGTGGCAGTCCGGCGCGTCGGAGATCAGCGCGCAGTATCGCGGCCTCGTTCCGGCCAACGGAACCTACACACTGCCGTTCGTCGTCGCGGCGGGCGAGAGCGGTAACTCCACGCGCTATCGCGAAGCCTTCGAGGACGCGGACGAGTACGCGGCGTGGCTGGCGGGCTGCTTCGAGCACGACGACCTGCTGCTGCGCAGTATGTACGCTGCCTGCGTGAATGTCGCCGTCTCTGCCTACAAGGAGCTGCCGAGCGGCTTCGCCGGGCTGTGGGCGGGACCCGGCTACAACTACCCCCCGCGCACCTACTTCCGCGACAGCTACTGGACCGCCCTGCCGCTGCTGCCCTACCGGCCCGACTGGATCCGCAATAGTCTGCTCACCCTGGCGACCGGCGTGCACGCGGATGGGCGCTGTCCGAGCGGCGTGATCGACCTGACGATTCTACCCTTCAGCGACCAGGACCAGGACGGGGCCGCCGACTGGCTGCCCGATCACCAGGATTCCCCGGCGTACTTCGTGCTGCTGCTGCACGATTACCTGGCCTGGACCGGCGACCGGGGCATCCTCGACGAGCACGTCGCGGACGGGCGCACGCTGTGGACCTGCGCGCACGACTGCCTGAACCGCCTGATCGCCACCCCCGCCAAGGAGCGCGCGCCCAACGACTGGGCCGACAACGTACTGCGCAGCGAGTGGGTGACCTATGACCTGGCGCTGCTGCACGGGGCGCTGCTGGCCGCCGCCGGGATCGCGCGCAGCATCGACGATCCCGACACCGCCGCGACCTACGCGCACGATGCGCAGCATATTGGGGAGCTGCTGCAAATTCACCTGTGGGACGGCAAACGCGGCTACTTCGCGGACTATCGCCGCACCGGGGACTACGGCGGCGCGCCCTTCCTCGAAGATCACCTGCCACTGGACAGCCTGCTGGCGCTGCGCTTCGGCGCGGCCAACGGCGACCAGTCCGCGCGCGTGCTGGCCGCCGTGCAGAACCGGCTCGAAACGCGGAACAACATTGAGCAGCATCACGGCGATTGGGGCGTGATGGCGTGTTGGCCACCCTACCGCCTGCGCGCCGACCTGTTCGGCAAGTCGAAGGACCCGCTATGCTACCACAACGGCGCGGTGTGGCCGTACCTGAACGCGGTCTACGCGCAGTTGCTGCTGGAACGCGACGATCCGGGCTGGCGCTATCCGCTCAGCCGCTGGTGGGAAGTGCAGCTCGAGAAAGGCTGGCTGACCCCGGTAGAGTTTTACTCTCCGCCCTACCCGCCCGGCGCGTTTTTGCAGGGCTGGAGCGGCATGGCTGCCAGCGCGATGCTGGTCGGCGGCGCGGGCATCGCGCCCACGCTGGGCGGGATGATCGATCCACGTGTGCCGCCCTGGGGACCGACCACGTTCCGCAACCTGCACATTCATGGCGTCGAGCGCACGATTGATGCCGTGCCGGAGAACAAAGACGGCTACGGCACGGCGGCGTCGTGA
- a CDS encoding SDR family oxidoreductase — protein MAPSPMSGKICMVTGATGGLGYQTALALARQGAHVIVVGRSADKGRAALDQIRAATGSETLTFMQADLASQADIRALADAFLADHDRLDVLVNNVGGRFKEHRTSPDGIEMTFALNHLGPFLLTHLLLDTLKASAPARIVNVASGAHYDAAPDFDDLQNARGYDPGKAYRESKLANVWFTYELARRLAGTGVTVNAADPGNVWTNFFKAAGLNPLKLAYLRLRAASPEDGARTIIHLASSPEVEGVSGEYFYDCQRARSSALSYDEAAAGRLWAISESLTGLESPAK, from the coding sequence ATGGCACCTTCCCCGATGAGCGGCAAGATCTGCATGGTCACCGGCGCGACCGGCGGCCTCGGCTACCAGACGGCGCTGGCGCTGGCCCGCCAGGGCGCGCACGTGATCGTCGTGGGACGCAGCGCGGACAAAGGGCGCGCCGCCCTCGACCAGATCCGCGCGGCGACGGGCAGCGAGACGCTAACGTTCATGCAGGCCGATCTCGCCTCGCAGGCGGACATCCGCGCGCTGGCGGACGCGTTCCTCGCGGACCACGACCGGCTCGACGTACTGGTCAACAACGTCGGCGGGCGCTTCAAGGAGCACCGCACCTCGCCCGATGGGATCGAGATGACGTTCGCGCTCAACCACCTCGGCCCGTTCCTGCTGACGCATCTGCTGCTGGACACGCTCAAAGCCAGCGCGCCCGCGCGCATCGTGAACGTGGCCTCCGGCGCGCACTACGACGCCGCACCCGACTTCGACGACCTGCAAAATGCGCGCGGTTACGACCCCGGCAAAGCCTACCGTGAGTCCAAACTGGCGAACGTGTGGTTCACCTACGAGCTGGCCCGGCGGCTGGCGGGCACGGGCGTCACGGTCAACGCCGCCGATCCGGGCAACGTCTGGACCAACTTCTTCAAGGCGGCGGGCCTTAACCCGCTTAAGCTGGCGTACCTGCGGCTGCGCGCGGCCTCGCCGGAAGACGGCGCGCGCACCATCATCCACCTCGCATCCTCGCCGGAGGTCGAAGGCGTAAGCGGCGAGTATTTCTACGACTGCCAGCGGGCGCGGTCCTCGGCGTTGTCTTACGACGAAGCTGCCGCCGGGCGTCTGTGGGCGATCAGCGAGTCGCTAACCGGGCTCGAATCGCCCGCAAAGTAG